From the Euphorbia lathyris chromosome 6, ddEupLath1.1, whole genome shotgun sequence genome, one window contains:
- the LOC136234088 gene encoding GDSL esterase/lipase At5g45920: MRPKIYLFGDSITEESFADGGWGASLANHFNRTVDVVLRGYSGYNTRWGLKVVERVFPEAVESAPAPLAVTVFFGANDACLPDRCSAFQHVPISEYKQNLHSIFSFFKKQWPKTLVIFITPPPIDDDARLKYPYIENPQGLPERTNEYVGAYAEACAGVAEECGSPVVDLWTQMQNSSDWKKAYLRDGLHLTWSGNKFVFEEVIKKLKEEGMSVDTIPVDLPLISDIDLDNPLKAFHNFRSV, translated from the exons ATGAGGCCAAAGATTTATCTTTTTGGTGATTCTATAACTGAAGAATCCTTTGCTGATGGAGGTTGGGGTGCTTCTTTGGCTAACCATTTCAATCGTACG GTGGATGTGGTGCTGAGAGGATATAGTGGGTACAATACAAGATGGGGTTTGAAAGTGGTGGAGAGGGTTTTTCCAGAGGCAGTGGAAAGTGCGCCTGCGCCATTAGCTGTGACGGTGTTTTTTGGTGCTAATGATGCTTGCCTTCCCGATAGATGCTCTGCCTTTCAACACGTGCCTATCTCTGAATACAAGCAAAATCTACACTCCATCTTCTCTTTTTTCAAG AAACAATGGCCAAAAACTTTAGTTATTTTCATCACTCCTCCGCCGATTGACGATGATGCACGCCTCAA GTATCCTTACATTGAAAATCCCCAAGGTCTGCCTGAAAGGACAAACGAATATGTTGGGGCTTATGCCGAGGCATGTGCTGGCGTTGCAGAAGAATGTGGAAGTCCAGTTGTAGATCTTTGGACCCAAATGCAGAATTCTTCTGACTGGAAAAAGGCTTATCTTAG GGATGGTTTGCACCTTACGTGGAGTGGGAACAAGTTTGTGTTCGAAGAAGTGATTAAAAAACTGAAGGAAGAAGGAATGAGTGTAGATACAATACCAGTTGATCTCCCACTTATTTCTGACATTGATCTTGACAATCCACTTAAGGCATTTCACAATTTTAGATCAGTTTAG